GCAACTTCATCTCCAATATCTCCATCTCAGGAAACAAACAAACCATTTCAAATTAGAAAAGGAAAGTTTGTGAGTCCAGTTTGGAAACCTAATGAAATGCTTTGGCTAGCTAAAGCTTGGAGAGCTCAATATCAAGATAATGATAGTAATCAAGATGACATTGTTTCTATCTCTACTTCTTCTAATACCACCACCACTGGTAGAGGTAAAACCAGATCAGAAAAAGATAGAGAAGTAGCTGAGTTTTTAAACAGAAATGGTGTCAATAGAGATGCAAAAACCTCAGGTACTAAATGGGATAATATGTTAGGtgagttcagaaaagtatatGAATGGGAAAAAACTAGTAATGAAAAAGAAATTAATGTTGGAAATACTAAGAGTTATTTCAGATTATCACCTTATGAAAGAAAGCTTCATAAATTACCTGCTTCGTTCGATGAAGATGTTTTTTATGAACTTTCTCAGTTTATGGGGATTAGGGTTAGAATTACTTCTTCTACTACTTCATCTCCTCATCAAAACAGATCATTATTAGTTTCTAATATTAATGATCCAGCAGCATCTCTTCCTGAAACAACAGCAGGATTTCCTTCATTGCCTCAGCCACCATTACCTCattcattcaaagaagaagattctgcaGGTAACATGTTTATGTTTATGGAAACATTACTATTCACATGCATAATTGCTAGAGTTCAGTTTGAtaaatgttttgatttttatatattttttagtttttataagttggatGGGACTATTTGTGCTgaaatttcagggagactaaacaaACAAGGCATGGAGAGTAGAGGCAATGAAGTGATTACCTATGGAGGTCCATCATCGTCGACTTCGACGTCTAGAGAGTTTCGGCGAATTGGAAGAATAAGAATGACATGGGAAGAATCAGTAAATTTATGGGCagaagaacaagaaggagatcatcatcatcagcagcaacaaagaGGGGGAGGAGTAACTGCTGGAAGAGTTAAACTACAAGGATTAGGTTTCTTGaatgcaaatgaactaacattTTTTGATGAGACTATGGCTGGTTGCACCATGGAAGCTTATCAAGAAGGACCTCTAAAAGGTTTCTCAATTGATAGATTTATTTGTGGTCAACAAGTCAAAGTCTTTGGTAGAAGAAGTAATTCTTCCTCTAATCCTTCTTCTGGTAAGCTTTTTAAATTGTCTTAATTCATATCCTTCATTTTTATCTTTTTGGAATTTGTTCTTATATTGTCATGACTTTTAGGTCTGTCTGATAGATTTCAGCTTGGAGTGACTGAAAAATCCAATAATATCAGATGTAAGTGTGTTGTTGAACTGTCTACTTATGATTTTATGGTTAATTACACCTTCATAtatatgagtcctagacttcatgTCTTGTTACTAGATATAGGTTCAGGCTTTATGCATTGCAATTAATAATCAAAGATCAAACCCAGAGTTTAGTTTCTTTCAATGTGTGCACCAATTGATATATCTAGTTCAAATCTCCTGGACACTGACAAACATTAGAATTCTTGCAAGTAAACTTTTACATGCATACTTGATACTGCTATAAACTTATGTCCGTCCACCACTGGTTATAAACTCGTTTGTCACTACCATCTCCAGCTGTTGAAGAATTATAGTTGTTTCAAATGGTTACTGTGTGCTTGTTGATGGGTCTTTTAGTTTCGGAAGTTATCATGAATTACATGTTGTGAAATTTGTTATCAGCAAAAGTTATTCTCAAGTGCCTGACATTTAAATTTGTCAACTATTTCACAGCAATTCCGCCATGGGAATACCAGGATCCAAGTGAGTACTACATCGGCTGTTTAAAGGTTCCACCAACATCTCTACCGAGTTTATTTGAACTCTCATGGCATTTACAAGAACCACCATCGGAGGAATTACGTTTTCCTTTGCGTAAAGATGTATACCGAGACTTACCTCAAGGCAAGGAGTTATTCTTCACAACAACAGCAGAACCGCTAGATTGTAGAGCTATTACTTTCGATATTCTGAGCCCGATAGTCCGATCAAACCTAAGTATAAGCGTTTCTACTGCAACAAGTAGAGACTCGTTTATATCTTTATGGGACGATTGCATTAATCGAGTTGTCTCAAAATTCTGCTcccaagaaatggttgttgttCGGAAACCATGCTTTAGTTCTTCCTCATCGAATGAATGTTTGCAGGATCAGTGGCCAAATGTAACAGGTTTTACTCGAAATTTTTGTCTATGGAGAGGAGAAGAAATCGATAAACTTCGTGAAGGTAACTTGGATCCATCTTCTTCAATAATAGAGAAAATACTATGGACTTATACAGACCTTCCATACATATTAGGATATTATGCAATTGGATATTCAATAACCTTTTGTGCATTAAGTCGATCACAAGACCGTGTTATCCGAACAGATCTCTACTCAGTAGATCTCTCAACACCAGCTGATAGACTAAAATCACTAATCCCGTGTTGGAGAATTGCTGGCTTACTTACATTATTAGCGGAACGTTGCTTCAACAGCGACAACATCAGCAGAGGTTTACCTTACAGCGACTTCGAACAGAAAGATATAGGAGGAGGGAACTTGATTGAAATGACACCCAACACTGTCAAACGTTCGTTTTCAAGTCGAAGAAAGTTCACTGCAGTCAAAGAAATCTACGACTTCCTCAACCGAAGAATCCCACACGCAGAATACATTTTTATGTCGTCAGAGAAAGATTTGGCGATAACATATAAACCAAGAGGATGCAAATCAAAACCCATAAACATAGAACAACTTGTTGAATCACTGAAGTTTGTAACAAAAGCTTTAGTAGCGTTACACGATTTATCATTCATGCATAGAGATTTAAGTTGGGAAAAAGTGATGAAAAGATCAGATAGGGAGAATGAATGGTTTGTGTCAGGGTTTGAAGAAGCTGTTGGTGCACCACAAATATATCCAAGTGGAGGAGTAATGGTAGGAGCAAGACATGCACCAGAGATGGGCAGAGGTTTGCATGGAGTGAAAGTTGATGTTTGGGGTGTTGGAATGTTGGTTAAGACAAGTGGGTTAGGTGTTCCATTGTTGTTGAGGGAGTTGCAGAATAGATGTTTGGATCAAAACCCTGAACTACGCCctacttctgctgattgttaccatCATTTGTTGCAACTGCAATCTTCTCTCTGTGTTGCACCAGGAGGTTTTTGAAATACTACtgattttttttgtctttctttTCTTACAGTAGGATTTATGTGATTATGTCTATCCCGGCACAAAAATGGTCTGACACAATTGATACTATCTAGTAAATTATGACAAACTCCCCTTAAAGAAAGAAGTTATCTGGGAACATAGAAGTAGTTTGTAAATTTACGGTTTCACTAATAGTGATTTTCAAATTGTTATCTTGGTCCTGTTGATGTTTGATTTCATTCCTCCATTTGAAAAAATGCCTCATGGTAATACCTAATCGGGTTGTCTGGGGTACAGACTGGTAGGCGCTTTTTTGTCGTATTGATTAGGAGTGCTCAATCTTAAAGCTATGAATCAAGCAATGTTGAGCAAATTGTGTTGAAAAGAATCACTTGTGGGATAGAGTCATAAAGGAGAAACATGGATCTAATTCTTCGTATTGGTTACCTGATATTGTAAAGACTGCTCATGTAGTCTCTTGCTGGCGCACTATTGCAGAGAACAGTCACCTTGTTTCAGCAAATTGGACAAAGAAGGCTAAGGTAGAGAACAGTCACCTTGTAGGTGACTATTGCAGAGAACAGTGACCTACATTCTGGTACCTTAGTTTCTTTTTGGCACCACAAGTGGATTGGAGACGTTAATCTAAGCAAATGTAAAATTAAGGCTAGTATATCTTCTCattcaatcagaaaaaaaaaagaaggctaAATTGTGAAGCTTGTAAGCAATGGTTCTAAAAAGCCACAGAGATAAAGCAGACCAGGCTTAACCCCCTTTCTAACAAAATTGATCCCAAATGTAAAATTTACACTCAAAACACAGATGTCTAAGAATGCGAGGGGAAAGGATTTGACCAATTTGACCCTTCAACTTCTTTTCACAACACCATCTCATTAACCTTCAACTTCTTTTCACAACACCATTACTATTGACCAATTTGACCCTGTAGAAATGGAAAGTAAAATCAAGGCTCAAAATTCTTAAAATCAGGTGTTGGATTTGGGTTAAACATAAATTCAAAAGCATCTTTAAATCAATGTGGAAATGGATTAGATTATCAATACCTTATTAGAAAATTGCAGAGGAATTGTCATCAAACACAGAGGATGAATCTGCTAACAGGGTAGATGAGACCTGAAACACAAACAAGACAGATTGTAACAAAATACTGAGAAAACCAAGAAATGGGTCTCCATTTGATTTCAACACTTGAGCTTTTCATCCTTTTAGCAGCATTTTGATGATGAGgatcttttgatagatcaaaacTAGCTCCTTTCATCCTTAATTCTTGAATACATCTAGTAAGTGTTCTATTATCAGATCTTTGCCTCTGTAATTCTCTTGACACTTTCCAGTACCTGTAAAGTTTCATTTGTACTAAACAAATAATAACCATGGAAGTAAATAAAGATACAAATGAAGGTAACCACCATTTCTTACAATAATGATGATCATGAGAAGAACAATTGATAGAAGATGTGTAAACAAGTGTAAGAAAAAAACCAATAGAAAAGTAAAAACAACAACATAATTGAAAGATTTCTGATTTAAGGTTATCCATTCTAGTTTCTTTCGTACTGATTCTACGCCCAAACATATCCTCTTCTCTTTGCCAAAGTTTTAAGAGTAAAAGATGGCCTGGGCTTTGAGAGATTTCCATCAATGGGTGTTGTTGAATCACTGACATTGTGTTGTTATTGATGAAACCAGTTGCAGATTTTCACCTTCTTCGTCTACTGGGATTTCAACAACAACATGTGTATCCTTTACTTCAGCCATTAGAAAGAAAATACTGAATCAGAAAGTAAgctgtaaaagaagaagaaaaagatggtgGGAAAGAATATATGTGCACTTGAGATTTGTGGAGAGATTAGAAAATTAGATAGCTTTGTTGAACGAAAATGGAGGAAGATACCAGGTATTTGAAGTCATCTCTCTGAATCTGCTAACGGTCATATTTTAGGATTTGCCTAAGATGGGGACGGGGTGCATACTTATGCGACCATTCCTCCGTACGTGAGACGTTAACTTCTAAAAATCCGTTAAAACGGATTTTCAATTGTATTTCTaaaattagagctggcaaaccagcCGAAAACCCGCAAGTTGACCCGGCTTGGCCCATGAAAACCCGCACCCGGCCCGTCTGGTTCCTAAACAAGCCGGGCACGGGTTGGAGAAATATCGGCTTGTGAGAAAACGGGTTAATCCGTCCCGGCTCGTAAACCCGCGGGTAAACCCGTTAACCCGtacaaaaattatatatataaagattTATAATCCTAACCCtagttcttcttttttcttcactCTCTGTCTCTCGGTTGCGGTAGCAgcaacctttcttcttcttttcttcttcttctttttcttttcttcaccaCACCATCAACTTTCGTCCGATCAAAAAGTTacatatttgcttttgttgataaGAAGATTGAACAAAGAAAACATTGGTTGATTAAACAAGCACCAGCTGATTAAGGTTTTGTTCATGCACAACACCCTTTTAATTTTTGCTTTTGTTTCAGATTAATATTCTGATTATTTCAAATGAATTTCTTTAGCTTGGGTTTGATAATTTTTCTCATAAACTCTCTTTAAAAATTTCTTTTAGGTTGACGATTTTATACGAAAttaaattttgtttgaaatcatATAACTTTGGTATTTAACTCTTGCTCACTGAACTATATATGTATGGGTTTGAATGGTAGGAatgagatttttcaaagattaAACCCTTTTTGCAGTGATTGTTGTCACATTTTCCTTGCAAAATTAAACTTTGTATCGTGTTCCTGAACTTTCCCATGACTTAGTTTGCGAAAATGATTCATTGAACCGTCATTTTGAATTCCAGTATTATCTAAAGAATGAAGGATTGAAATTGTTTCATAGATTTTCTTACATTACTTTTCCACTGAGTTTTCAAATAAAATGTGTAtgaacttgtttttcttgtttaaactATGGGGTTTATTCATTGTAGGGCCATTTGATATCTTTTTAAAAAAATCCCTGTTGATCAGCAAGCTATCTAACATTGTGTTGTCATTCATGCACTACTTGGTCTAAGCTTTATAATTTTCTTAATCAAGCACCAGCTGCTGCTGAGATGTGTTAGATGTGTTCTTGTAAAGTTATCTACTAATTCTAAAAGGGGTTGGTGAATGATTCTTTTATGTTTCCCGActaactaattttttttattttgtatataggTTGGCTCAACTGAGGGCAGAGTTGGTGTCCATCATTTGGATTTGGATGATTTGGATGATTCTCAGCAAGAGAAAAACTTCACCTTCAAATGTATAGAATTCTTGCTGCGATTGAAGCAACGATGGGTTGAGCTGAAAATGGActgattagatgtatgttaggtgttATAGGGAAGGATTTGGAAGGATTTGTGTTTGCTTATTGTAATACTTGTGTTTAATCTTTGTAATTTGTCCtaaattaacttaattaaaatttgatttgatttttaatctaacaagccgggtaacccgtgaacccgcaagctttacccgttacgggcacgggttgaagaaatgactacccatgaagaatatcaacccgcggaTTTTGgcccgtattaacccgaacccgtgtaacccgtaacaagccagccccggcccgcccgtttgccatctCTATCTAAAATATTTTACTATCCTAATTCTCTAAATTACAGGGGTTAGTCAAATGAGAATTTAAATAGCTTTTGGAGAGTTTGTAAATCTAATGTTAATCCATAGAGATTTTTTTTGCAGAATCTCATAATATATATTGTCATTGGTTAGAGACTTTATAAAAtcatttaaattctctgaaaCTCCGTGTTATTGGATTAAGATTTCATAAGAGTCATATAACACCCCTGTTATATTCAAATGAGAATCGAAATTCATTGGTTTGATGTTttcagagatttggagagacATTTTTAGGAAAAATTAGGCATGTTAGAAATCTCTCCTGAAAaggtgatattttgggagacttggAAACTTTGGTGAATATTTGTTTTGAAGGTAGGACCAAATTTTTTCTCTATTTTTGTTTGAGCCGACGACCAAGTAACGGGTCATTTGTGCAGTAAACCAGTGGCGAGATAGCATAGTAATGTGGGATAAGTTTGTTTTGTGGTAAAacctgattctgttgtttttggtaaatttggggtgtgttgatgagaaacgaattcaaacccaaaacaaatacactgcacgggattacttttagattcgagagatcaatctgtaagacactggcctaaaccaagaaatggtcgttccagattcaattcggtcacaaagtgaaggacaagggttgatcttagggagggaagcgaagaaggtgtttgagatcagaatgttgaattatgaaggtgtggttgttttatgacttgtatcagaaaatggtttatgTCTACTTgtatgttgataacacttgtctcttgtcgaaataggttgaattcCTATTTATAG
The nucleotide sequence above comes from Papaver somniferum cultivar HN1 chromosome 8, ASM357369v1, whole genome shotgun sequence. Encoded proteins:
- the LOC113305282 gene encoding uncharacterized protein LOC113305282, with the translated sequence MGDKIREEGVITKIQDDLVEESSNEVLPQQQQHSIVVNTSSLISTESLYIAPPPNVLVVGGGSGSSTTSSQFEHHQDETVNPKRPKFGAGQWKKIIPSPHQQRQQQQQHHPKMFSSPSPNDHQKTLAVEVPTSTPHTTQTSTSSTPPTTATSSPISPSQETNKPFQIRKGKFVSPVWKPNEMLWLAKAWRAQYQDNDSNQDDIVSISTSSNTTTTGRGKTRSEKDREVAEFLNRNGVNRDAKTSGTKWDNMLGEFRKVYEWEKTSNEKEINVGNTKSYFRLSPYERKLHKLPASFDEDVFYELSQFMGIRVRITSSTTSSPHQNRSLLVSNINDPAASLPETTAGFPSLPQPPLPHSFKEEDSAGRLNKQGMESRGNEVITYGGPSSSTSTSREFRRIGRIRMTWEESVNLWAEEQEGDHHHQQQQRGGGVTAGRVKLQGLGFLNANELTFFDETMAGCTMEAYQEGPLKGFSIDRFICGQQVKVFGRRSNSSSNPSSGLSDRFQLGVTEKSNNIRSKVILKCLTFKFVNYFTAIPPWEYQDPSEYYIGCLKVPPTSLPSLFELSWHLQEPPSEELRFPLRKDVYRDLPQGKELFFTTTAEPLDCRAITFDILSPIVRSNLSISVSTATSRDSFISLWDDCINRVVSKFCSQEMVVVRKPCFSSSSSNECLQDQWPNVTGFTRNFCLWRGEEIDKLREGNLDPSSSIIEKILWTYTDLPYILGYYAIGYSITFCALSRSQDRVIRTDLYSVDLSTPADRLKSLIPCWRIAGLLTLLAERCFNSDNISRGLPYSDFEQKDIGGGNLIEMTPNTVKRSFSSRRKFTAVKEIYDFLNRRIPHAEYIFMSSEKDLAITYKPRGCKSKPINIEQLVESLKFVTKALVALHDLSFMHRDLSWEKVMKRSDRENEWFVSGFEEAVGAPQIYPSGGVMVGARHAPEMGRGLHGVKVDVWGVGMLVKTSGLGVPLLLRELQNRCLDQNPELRPTSADCYHHLLQLQSSLCVAPGGF